One window of Chloroflexus aggregans DSM 9485 genomic DNA carries:
- a CDS encoding STAS domain-containing protein, which yields MLLTCAGAVRFSSRNLDEIWLLSGLLTSLQAVIFGFLIWLIMLLFMPHRYQQPWLRWAVFTPYLLMAVGLVIDWYGRFGFVGRDVVRETSGLLGFVRGPAFVPAFTLYIIGCIVIPLIMLITIAIRQPAMRGPAVWLIIGTILTFLMGYIFREIGLVSVTYVSLLPLHLSFGWVTLRYGVFRPSQVALQAAVEHLPDGMLVLDTQRQIRYANRAAQRIIAGNDRNEQSFEQALAQAGFIEQTSTEDRERQRRRFFRPTDQTILLATEVPINDAQGGASVVLIRNVTRAEQQQAELIASRAALAERTAELERSLAELQQRDELLRRLSLPIIPLSATMVVVPLIGIFDAARCQSLLQLILPEIAERNAKMVLVDLTGLTAFDQTLAHTLYQLRDGAHLMGTQIFLCGIRPDLAEVMIHAGGIWSGLRSFATLQDGVKALLTNTIL from the coding sequence ATGCTCTTGACGTGTGCCGGTGCGGTGCGGTTTAGCAGTCGTAATCTAGACGAAATCTGGTTGCTTTCAGGGTTATTGACCTCGCTGCAAGCAGTTATTTTTGGTTTTTTGATTTGGCTGATTATGCTCTTGTTCATGCCCCACCGCTACCAACAACCATGGTTGCGTTGGGCAGTATTCACACCATACCTCCTTATGGCCGTAGGGCTGGTCATCGATTGGTATGGTCGCTTTGGCTTTGTCGGTCGTGATGTGGTGCGTGAAACGAGCGGTCTGTTGGGCTTTGTGCGCGGCCCGGCATTCGTACCAGCCTTTACGCTGTACATCATCGGCTGCATTGTCATCCCGCTCATTATGCTCATCACCATCGCAATCCGACAACCTGCTATGCGCGGGCCGGCGGTCTGGCTCATTATCGGTACTATCCTGACGTTCCTTATGGGATATATCTTTCGGGAAATTGGCCTGGTGTCGGTGACGTATGTTAGTCTCTTACCATTACATTTGTCTTTTGGGTGGGTCACGCTACGCTACGGTGTCTTTCGCCCTTCGCAAGTTGCGTTGCAAGCGGCGGTCGAACATCTACCTGACGGAATGCTCGTGCTCGACACGCAACGACAGATACGCTACGCCAATCGTGCGGCGCAACGCATTATCGCAGGAAACGATAGAAATGAGCAGAGCTTCGAGCAAGCCCTTGCCCAAGCGGGGTTCATCGAGCAGACGTCAACCGAAGATCGTGAGCGGCAGCGACGGCGATTTTTCCGACCTACCGATCAAACCATCTTGCTTGCCACTGAAGTGCCGATCAACGATGCACAGGGTGGCGCGAGTGTCGTGCTCATCCGTAACGTGACCCGTGCGGAGCAACAGCAAGCCGAGCTGATCGCCTCGCGCGCAGCCCTCGCTGAACGCACCGCCGAACTCGAACGTTCGTTGGCCGAATTACAACAGCGTGACGAGTTACTCCGCCGGTTGAGCCTACCGATCATCCCGCTGAGCGCCACCATGGTGGTCGTACCGTTGATCGGTATATTCGACGCGGCACGCTGTCAAAGCCTACTTCAACTCATACTACCGGAAATTGCCGAACGAAACGCAAAAATGGTATTGGTCGATCTCACCGGATTAACGGCGTTTGACCAAACCCTCGCCCACACGTTGTACCAACTGCGCGATGGGGCGCATCTGATGGGGACGCAGATTTTCTTGTGTGGTATCCGACCAGATTTAGCCGAGGTGATGATCCACGCCGGTGGGATATGGAGCGGCCTGCGTTCGTTTGCTACGTTGCAAGACGGGGTGAAAGCGTTGCTAACAAACACGATACTGTAA
- a CDS encoding response regulator, with translation MAKILIVEDDQNNRDLIARLIQLMGHEPILANDGAQGVALARSMQPDLIIMDMGLPVLNGWQATHRIKSQPATSHIPVLALTAYALNEDRLRALSSGCDDFETKPIDITRFREKVSAMLARSNHRVDGDTI, from the coding sequence ATGGCTAAGATTTTGATTGTAGAAGATGATCAGAATAATCGCGACTTGATTGCTCGGCTGATTCAACTCATGGGCCATGAGCCAATCTTAGCCAACGATGGTGCGCAGGGAGTTGCATTAGCCCGTAGTATGCAACCTGACCTGATCATTATGGACATGGGCTTGCCGGTGTTGAACGGTTGGCAAGCCACCCACCGCATCAAATCGCAACCGGCCACCAGCCACATCCCGGTGCTCGCTCTGACGGCCTACGCGCTGAACGAAGACCGACTACGTGCGTTGTCGTCGGGCTGCGACGATTTCGAGACGAAGCCGATCGATATTACACGGTTTCGCGAGAAGGTGTCGGCCATGCTCGCACGCTCAAACCATCGAGTGGATGGTGATACTATTTAG
- a CDS encoding endonuclease MutS2, giving the protein MSIPETSLHTLEFDAVRDRLAHYTAFSASRELALSLTPSTDLNEVRRRQALTAEARLLLEEWPDLTIGGARDVRRSAHHAARGGMLDGTTLRDIAATLRSAATLRQRLSRLDDRFPNLRDLGYTLPALPHLIDAIEQAIGDDGQVLDSASPTLARLRHEVRVAFNRLQERLQSMIHSPTLAAALQEPIITVRNGRYVIPVKAIHRREVRGLVHDQSGSGATLYIEPLAIVELNNRWRELQSAEAEEVQRILGALSEQVGEAVSAIVSTVNMLAALDLVFALARYAIATRSTAPEIVDWRPDDPPSTEPPLRLIRARHPLLPPDKVVPIDLWLGGTFSILLITGPNTGGKTVALKTTGLLALMAQAGMQIPADQPSRLPVFQYIFADIGDEQSIEQSLSTFSSHMANIIRVLQTLTEAQSFPAAPTDQALFDYRRPAALVLFDELGAGTDPVEGSALARAIIGRLLELGVLAVATTHYPELKAFAYATPGVENASVEFDVETLAPTYRLSIGVPGHSNALAIAARLGLDPALIEQARSFIDRNEAQVEDLLAGIQRERAAATEALQRAEELRADAEKYRARLAAEQQAFAAEREVALAAARQEIEAELREVRQQLRRLREEYRSVSISRQWLEEAEKRLAATAEQAQQATERLQRQMVPSAPPPPAERPLQVGDTVHVASVGLNGEIMAIDTDDETATVQVGGFRLTVKCSELKRAKAADNGERRFAPPERPVNLPSMPDVSMTFDMRGWRVSEVSDRLDRYLNDAYLAGLHQVRLIHGKGTGALRQVVRDVLASHPLVASFTGGGRDGGDGVTIATLVDR; this is encoded by the coding sequence ATGTCGATCCCAGAAACATCGCTTCATACACTTGAATTTGATGCTGTGCGCGACCGTCTTGCACACTATACCGCGTTCTCGGCGTCGCGTGAATTGGCCTTAAGTCTGACGCCATCCACCGATCTGAACGAGGTACGCCGACGACAAGCCCTCACGGCTGAGGCTCGGCTGTTGCTCGAAGAATGGCCTGATCTCACGATTGGTGGTGCTCGTGATGTGCGCCGATCTGCTCATCATGCGGCACGCGGTGGGATGCTCGATGGGACGACACTCCGTGATATTGCAGCAACCCTGCGAAGCGCTGCCACGTTGCGCCAACGTCTCAGCCGACTCGATGATCGCTTCCCAAACCTGCGTGATCTCGGATATACGTTGCCTGCGCTACCACATCTGATCGATGCTATTGAGCAGGCTATCGGCGATGATGGGCAAGTGCTCGATAGTGCTAGCCCGACCTTGGCCCGTCTCCGCCACGAGGTACGAGTGGCGTTCAATCGCTTGCAAGAGCGATTGCAAAGCATGATCCATTCCCCTACGTTGGCTGCTGCTCTGCAAGAACCGATTATTACTGTACGCAACGGACGATATGTGATTCCGGTCAAGGCGATCCATCGCCGTGAAGTGCGTGGTCTGGTTCACGATCAGTCGGGTTCGGGAGCAACACTCTATATCGAGCCGCTGGCGATTGTTGAGCTGAATAACCGTTGGCGTGAATTGCAATCGGCCGAGGCGGAAGAAGTGCAACGCATTCTCGGCGCCCTCTCAGAGCAGGTTGGTGAAGCGGTAAGTGCGATTGTTAGTACCGTCAATATGCTGGCCGCGCTTGATCTTGTGTTTGCCCTCGCCCGGTACGCCATTGCTACCCGCAGTACTGCGCCGGAGATCGTTGATTGGCGACCCGATGACCCACCGTCGACTGAGCCGCCGTTGCGCCTGATCCGCGCTCGCCATCCGCTCTTGCCGCCTGATAAGGTGGTACCGATTGATCTCTGGTTGGGTGGCACGTTTTCAATCCTGTTGATTACCGGGCCAAATACCGGTGGAAAGACGGTTGCGCTCAAGACAACCGGGCTGCTTGCATTAATGGCCCAGGCCGGTATGCAGATTCCAGCCGATCAACCGTCTCGATTGCCGGTCTTTCAATACATCTTCGCTGATATTGGTGACGAGCAGAGCATCGAGCAGAGTCTGAGCACGTTCTCTTCGCATATGGCGAACATTATTCGGGTGTTACAGACGCTGACCGAGGCGCAGTCATTCCCCGCTGCTCCCACCGATCAGGCATTGTTCGACTATCGGCGACCTGCGGCGTTGGTGCTCTTCGATGAGTTGGGGGCCGGTACCGATCCGGTTGAGGGATCGGCGTTGGCACGGGCAATTATCGGGCGTTTGCTGGAATTGGGTGTGTTGGCGGTTGCAACGACCCATTACCCTGAGTTGAAGGCTTTTGCTTACGCAACACCGGGGGTTGAGAATGCTTCGGTCGAGTTCGATGTTGAGACCCTGGCACCGACCTATCGGCTGAGTATCGGTGTGCCTGGTCACTCAAACGCCCTGGCGATTGCTGCTCGGCTTGGTCTCGATCCGGCGTTGATCGAACAGGCACGTTCGTTTATCGACCGCAATGAGGCACAGGTCGAAGACCTACTGGCCGGTATCCAGCGGGAACGGGCAGCGGCAACGGAGGCTTTGCAGCGGGCCGAAGAGTTGCGTGCTGATGCCGAAAAGTATCGTGCCCGGCTGGCCGCCGAGCAGCAAGCCTTTGCCGCCGAACGTGAAGTAGCACTGGCTGCCGCTCGCCAAGAGATCGAGGCTGAGCTACGCGAGGTCCGCCAGCAGTTGCGTCGGTTACGTGAAGAGTATCGTTCGGTGAGCATTTCGCGTCAGTGGTTGGAAGAGGCTGAAAAGCGCTTGGCCGCTACCGCCGAGCAGGCACAGCAGGCTACCGAACGGTTGCAGCGACAAATGGTGCCGTCCGCTCCGCCACCACCTGCCGAGCGTCCGTTGCAGGTTGGTGATACGGTTCATGTGGCATCGGTCGGTCTCAACGGCGAAATTATGGCCATCGATACGGACGATGAGACGGCAACGGTGCAAGTCGGTGGTTTTCGTTTGACCGTCAAATGCAGCGAGTTGAAGCGTGCTAAGGCAGCGGATAATGGTGAACGCCGCTTTGCACCTCCAGAGCGACCGGTGAATCTGCCGTCAATGCCCGATGTCTCGATGACCTTCGATATGCGAGGCTGGCGTGTCTCCGAAGTGAGTGATCGGCTCGACCGTTACCTCAACGATGCCTATCTGGCGGGTTTGCACCAGGTTCGCCTCATTCACGGTAAAGGAACCGGTGCCTTGCGCCAGGTGGTGCGTGATGTGTTAGCTTCCCATCCGCTAGTGGCATCGTTTACCGGCGGTGGTCGTGATGGCGGTGATGGGGTGACCATCGCTACACTCGTGGATCGGTGA
- a CDS encoding CvpA family protein translates to MNVVDLFFVILFFGALAAGFFQGTIRLLLVILSFYFSTVIASLYYQMLADIFVSELGGQRFVSQYVAFALIHLLCFVVLTIVGIYSFRYVQTPHSIEMLDRIVGSVLGIVVGGLAIGLTAVLLWNLFIVRGLANIDYPITRWLGGQIGASFMLRFFANAVLPSLYDLIDPILPDAARIIFQVQ, encoded by the coding sequence ATGAATGTGGTTGATCTGTTTTTTGTAATATTATTCTTTGGTGCGTTAGCTGCCGGTTTCTTTCAAGGTACTATCCGTTTATTATTGGTTATTCTTTCATTTTATTTCAGTACCGTTATTGCGAGTTTATACTACCAAATGTTGGCCGATATCTTTGTTAGTGAGCTTGGTGGACAACGTTTTGTTAGTCAATATGTGGCGTTTGCATTGATCCATCTCCTTTGCTTTGTGGTGCTCACGATTGTCGGTATCTATAGTTTTCGCTATGTACAAACACCACATTCCATCGAAATGCTTGACCGGATTGTTGGGTCAGTTCTCGGCATTGTTGTCGGTGGTCTTGCCATTGGCTTAACCGCAGTTTTGCTTTGGAATCTCTTCATTGTCCGTGGTTTGGCCAATATCGATTATCCAATTACGCGCTGGTTGGGTGGGCAAATTGGCGCTTCCTTTATGTTACGTTTTTTTGCCAATGCGGTTTTGCCGAGTTTGTATGATCTCATTGATCCAATCTTGCCCGATGCGGCTCGGATCATCTTTCAGGTGCAATAA
- a CDS encoding c-type cytochrome, with protein sequence MSGQRNLPKYLWFYSICLMIIAVVGGCNQTEPPDPITEGQRIYTIYCLGCHSLDPAGPAALGPPLAGIGTRAANNSEGLSATEWLRREIINPDVVVAPGYTAGLMPRTYGTDFRPVQLEALIAYLASLE encoded by the coding sequence ATGAGCGGCCAACGTAATCTGCCGAAGTATCTGTGGTTCTACAGTATCTGTCTGATGATCATTGCAGTCGTTGGCGGCTGTAATCAAACCGAACCACCCGATCCAATAACCGAGGGTCAACGCATCTACACCATCTACTGTCTAGGCTGCCACAGCCTCGATCCGGCAGGTCCTGCTGCACTTGGCCCACCATTGGCCGGCATTGGCACCCGTGCCGCCAACAACAGCGAAGGGCTAAGCGCAACAGAATGGCTCCGGCGTGAGATCATCAATCCTGATGTCGTTGTGGCACCGGGATACACGGCGGGGTTGATGCCGCGCACCTACGGCACCGACTTTCGCCCGGTGCAACTAGAGGCACTCATTGCGTACTTAGCGAGTCTCGAATAA
- a CDS encoding transglycosylase SLT domain-containing protein, whose product MALQRLVRQRAVTWICGIMCCWLVACTTPSFQPSPDPTATPTELPATPTPLPITSTDLWQRAIAASVIGDEDTAAQFLSELLQLFPAAPEAPQARLLLARSYAKRGAWTSAAAVLRPLLSDPTQPIYVPALFLNARANEAAGLHEAAVAAYSEYESLQTPLAPYAALRAAAQLRVLGRLAEAEAAYLRAATSTIAAGQRAAAYEQAMELAVLANRPADGVAYARAILSFATQPDYRARILVRAAALADAAGDEESARALRREAITTYAGAAAVQAIDDLRAVGDTAFDPWAAAQAYRAVERWTDVIAMLDMAIASGQDPAEALRQRGLARRVLGDFSGALADLATARERATNPETFRQAALDWIQTYGQSGMTAEAAMLYRQYADEWPDDPRAPVALDRAAQLYDRLDDRATATAVRIELGQRYPTTTLGITALHRVALARFDAGDLTGAGELWQTLARHGQGIGQALGAFWAGKTAQALGDPAATALFQQAQASAPDSFYAVRAAEELGAVPTGHIPFTAPMTSDDWLALTEWIRSWASTESPNQTLAVVAERARLLAEVGLEDEARGEWLDGLRQIGESPVLALDLAQRAYHAGATYYALLAAERLTQLAPTTAGPPPTSLLRLRFPTPYADIVQQEATAFGVDPLLLYALIRQESLFNPAATSWVGARGLTQVMPETGRGIAQNLGMSNFQLDDLYRPYISIRFGAFYLGRRISDMNGSLHGALAAYNGGLGNARRWAGGNTVTDPDRFIEMIDFNETRNYVWSVYAFYGVYRSLYRWP is encoded by the coding sequence ATGGCCTTGCAGCGGTTGGTCCGGCAACGAGCAGTAACATGGATCTGCGGTATCATGTGTTGCTGGCTTGTTGCCTGTACGACCCCGTCCTTCCAACCTTCACCAGACCCTACAGCTACTCCGACTGAGCTACCGGCGACCCCCACGCCACTGCCGATTACGTCAACCGATCTCTGGCAACGAGCCATTGCCGCCAGCGTAATCGGCGACGAGGATACCGCCGCTCAATTCTTGAGCGAGTTATTGCAACTCTTTCCCGCAGCACCGGAAGCACCACAGGCACGTTTGCTACTGGCCCGTTCGTATGCGAAGCGTGGCGCGTGGACATCGGCGGCAGCGGTGTTGCGTCCGTTGTTATCCGATCCGACGCAGCCAATATACGTACCGGCGCTCTTCCTCAATGCACGCGCCAACGAAGCCGCCGGCCTCCACGAGGCGGCGGTGGCTGCCTACAGCGAGTACGAATCGTTGCAAACCCCACTGGCGCCGTATGCGGCACTCCGGGCTGCCGCCCAATTACGAGTATTGGGGCGGTTGGCCGAAGCAGAAGCAGCTTACTTACGCGCAGCGACCAGCACGATTGCTGCCGGTCAACGCGCGGCGGCTTACGAACAAGCGATGGAGCTTGCCGTTCTCGCTAATCGTCCGGCTGATGGCGTTGCGTATGCTCGAGCTATCTTAAGTTTCGCGACCCAACCCGACTACCGAGCACGCATCTTGGTACGGGCAGCAGCGCTTGCCGATGCGGCAGGCGATGAGGAATCTGCTCGTGCCTTGCGGCGTGAGGCCATCACTACCTATGCCGGTGCTGCTGCTGTACAGGCAATTGATGACTTACGTGCTGTTGGTGACACAGCGTTCGATCCGTGGGCTGCCGCTCAAGCCTACCGCGCTGTCGAACGGTGGACTGACGTGATCGCAATGCTTGATATGGCCATCGCCTCCGGTCAAGACCCTGCCGAGGCATTGCGTCAACGCGGATTAGCCCGGCGCGTACTCGGTGATTTCAGTGGGGCACTGGCCGATCTGGCGACAGCCCGCGAACGCGCTACGAACCCGGAAACCTTCCGCCAGGCAGCACTTGATTGGATTCAGACCTACGGCCAGAGCGGAATGACGGCAGAAGCAGCGATGCTGTATCGCCAGTACGCCGATGAGTGGCCCGATGATCCGCGAGCACCGGTCGCCCTTGATCGGGCGGCCCAGTTGTACGACCGGCTCGACGATAGGGCAACGGCGACTGCCGTGCGGATCGAATTGGGCCAACGTTACCCAACCACAACCCTCGGCATTACTGCGCTCCACCGCGTCGCACTGGCACGCTTCGATGCAGGTGATCTGACCGGCGCCGGTGAACTGTGGCAAACGCTTGCCCGTCACGGGCAGGGGATCGGTCAGGCGTTAGGTGCGTTTTGGGCCGGTAAGACGGCCCAAGCGTTGGGCGATCCGGCGGCGACAGCATTGTTTCAGCAGGCACAGGCGAGTGCGCCAGACAGTTTTTACGCTGTGCGCGCAGCCGAGGAGTTGGGGGCTGTTCCTACCGGTCACATCCCGTTCACTGCACCAATGACCTCCGACGACTGGCTTGCACTAACAGAATGGATCCGGAGCTGGGCGTCCACCGAATCTCCCAACCAAACCCTCGCGGTAGTGGCGGAACGCGCCCGACTTCTTGCGGAAGTCGGCTTAGAAGATGAAGCGCGTGGCGAATGGCTCGACGGTTTGCGGCAAATTGGTGAATCACCCGTCTTGGCTCTCGATCTGGCCCAGCGCGCGTATCATGCCGGTGCGACGTACTACGCGCTGCTGGCTGCCGAACGGCTCACCCAACTCGCCCCGACAACTGCCGGCCCACCCCCAACGAGCCTGCTGCGGTTGCGTTTTCCCACCCCATACGCTGATATTGTGCAACAGGAAGCCACTGCATTTGGGGTTGATCCGCTCTTGTTGTATGCCCTCATCCGTCAAGAGAGCCTGTTCAATCCGGCTGCAACTTCGTGGGTGGGTGCCCGTGGCTTAACCCAAGTCATGCCGGAAACCGGGCGCGGGATTGCGCAAAACCTCGGTATGAGCAACTTTCAGCTCGATGATCTCTACCGCCCATACATCAGTATCCGCTTCGGTGCGTTCTATCTCGGTCGTCGCATCAGTGATATGAACGGCAGTCTGCATGGGGCACTGGCCGCCTACAATGGTGGCTTGGGGAATGCCCGGCGGTGGGCCGGCGGTAATACGGTTACCGATCCCGACCGCTTCATCGAGATGATCGACTTTAATGAGACGCGCAACTACGTATGGAGTGTATATGCGTTTTACGGCGTGTATCGTAGCCTGTATCGTTGGCCCTGA